The Heptranchias perlo isolate sHepPer1 chromosome 38, sHepPer1.hap1, whole genome shotgun sequence genomic sequence gttgggtgagtctgaccatgaaagagatgcatcagagggtgagtatgagacagagccatgagattgcatgaggattgggttgagtggtactggtgggatgagtactggggaggtgagtaagtgcaggtaagttgaggatgagctttgagtgggtgtgaggagtgatgtgatagagtagtgtcggcagtgcagaatgagttgtggggtgggggcggtgatgtggaagatggagtgtaggagaatgagtaagttactcactttggctgacctagttaggtcattgaagctcttcctgcactggatccatgggcgggagatgttgctgctgctggtgacctccactgcaacctcaagccaggccttcttggtggcagagacaggccacttcctcctgtccgccgggtagaagatctccctcctcctcctcaccccatccagtaaggaggcatcattaaacctgggggagcagcctttcccttgggctgctccatgctgtaattttggctgtttgctgcaggagcagcattggaggactgcccctttaaataggactgacagcctgtgatgcgggtgcgcagtccgcccgctgcgcaggttgacgacgggaaacccggaagccgaagtaagtggcttcaatttactcgcgatcgcgtggggaacgcaccaattttactgggcggagggatataaacagtggtgtcccccacggGTCAGGGTTGAAGCCTCATGGATACGAGCATTGGAAAACACGGACGGAGAAGTGGggacaaaccccccccccaccagtgaagGTGATCTGTCTTAAAAACACCCCCACAAATTGATGTAAAGTACGTGCTTTCCACAGACAGGCTCAAGTCACTCCTCCCAAAATTAACATCCCTCTAGTGTAGAATGGAGTAAATGTTTTACCGACACTGTGTGAGGGGGGCGGGGGTCTCTCGATGGTTAGAGTGGGCCCACTTTGACTGCCTCTGGCTCAGATCCAACACAACTTCCACAGCTGCGAGATTTCTTGTCCAATGTGTGAGCAGGCGAtggcccgctccctccctccagtcctgctCAAAAACCGCCAAGTGGAAGATGGCCAGAGTAGGAGATCAGCCAGATGACTCCGCCATTGAATGTGAGTCCGGTGGGCATTCCTGATACAAATGTAAGATTTTTATTGCCCCATTGTTCAATAAACTCAAAGCGTTTGCCATTCCAGAGACTGTGTTATGGTAATCATCCAATTTCTTTATTTCATATAAAAAGACATCTTGGCTTCAAAGCAGATGCATTGCCTGCTGTAACCTGGCTACATTTCAGAACACGAGCGCTGTACTGTACAGAATACTTTGTGTTTGTGCTGAAAACATCTCACTCTGTAAATCGGCCTCGAATGACGAGCAAACGACCTGCGTCACTTAAAGAGTTGGACCCTGTTGACCTCAAGCACCAAACACAGCGAGCAGGTCAAGATCAAGGTCAAGTTTCCAGTTAGAATTCATTTGACAGCAATCGATCTGTTTGGGGCCTTTTCAAAGATTTACTGATTGAGGAGAGAGAATTTTTCAAGCACGATCTCGTTACGGCTTACTATTGGAATACTCGGCTTTTACAAAAAAACAGAATGATGAAGATAAGTGGTTGATGCCGACAGGGTCTCTATGCAGCTCCTAAGTAGCAATTATTTGTAGTTAAAAGCAGGGTTACACAGAATTGGAAACTCCTGTGTGTGATGTCGCATTTAATCATCTCCTCCACACAGAGAGAGCAGAGCTTTTTGATAGTCGCCCTTAGTCGAAGCCTAAAGCAAAAAGATAAGAGGTGGTTATCTACGGCTGCTCGGCTATGTCTGAAAGGCAAAAAACGTTTATACATGTAACTGAGCCAGCATCTGATCTGAGGTTGTACAATGAGCGAGCGCCATTGCTGATATCCCACCGCATCACCACCTGTCACAAAGCTTAGCTTAGAGAGAGGCTCCATGAGATACTTCTGTAATACATTTATTAAATGCATCAGACGGTAAAGACTGGGTTAGAGTGGGATTGCACGGAGTGTAAATGTTTCATGTGAATGGTTATATGTACAGCTCTATTCACCTGACCATATGAGATTCCCAGGATGAATATCCTGAActggtagtgcaattgatgtggtctatgtggattttagcaaggcttttgacaaggtcccacatggcagattggtcaaaaaagtgaaGGCCCacaggatccaagggaatgtggaaaattggatccaaaattggctcagtggcaggaagcaaaggggaatggtcgacgggtgtttttgggaCGGGAAGGATGATCCCATTGGGGTGCCCcgaggctcagtactgggtcctttgctttttgtggtatatattaacgatttggacttaaaggtAGGGGGCATGATGGTGGTtgatgtggttgatagtgaggaggaaagctgtagactgcaggaagatatcaatggactggtcaggtgggcagaaaagtggcaaatggagttcaatccagagaagtgtgaggtaatgcatttggggagggcaaacaaggcaagggaatacatgacaaatgggaggatactgagaggtgtagaggaagtgagggaccttggagtgcatgtccacagatccctgaaggtagtaggacaggtagataaggtggttaagaaggcacatggaatactttcctttattagccgaggcattgaatataagagcaggaggttatgctggaactgtataaaacactggttaggccacagcctgagtactgtgtacagttctggtcaccacattacaggaggatgtaattgcactagagagggtgcagaggagatttacaaggatgttgccaggactggagaattttagctatgaaagattggataggctggggttgttttccttggaacagaggaggctgaggagtgatttaattgaggtgtacaaaattatgaggggcccagatagagtggataggaaggacctatttcccttagcggaggggtcaataaccagggggcatagatttaaagtgattggtagaaggattagagcagaaattaggagaatttttttcatccagagggtggtgggggtctggaactcactgcctgaaagggtggtggaggcagaaaccctcaactcattttaaaaatacctggatgtgcacctgaagtgccgtaacctacagggctacggagcaaatgcgggaaagtgggattaggctgggtggctcgttgagcctgcacggacacgatgggccgaatggcctctttcttgtgccgtaaattttctatgattcgaacTGCAACTTTCTTTGAGACTCCAATTATAAAACAAGATTCACCAAATACAACAACAatctttaatgtagataaattgtcccaaagccctttaacaTACGAacgtacaaattaagagcaggagtaggccccttgagcctgctctgccatttgataagatcatggctgacctgattgcgacctcaaccctactctcCCGTctactactataacctttgactcccttgtcaatcaggaatctatctaactcagcgttaaaaatattcaatgaccctgcctccaccgctctctggggaagggagttccacagactcacaaccctctgagagaaaagaaCTGCTTATAAGTACCATTCTTTCTTAAGGATTATGAAACTTGAAATCATGAATAAAAGGAACGTATGTTTTGCTGAATTGCCTGCtatcaccattaatgttataaAGAGTGATACCTttccactgactggtgcctctcgcTCAGTCTTCTTACTGTATTGAAGAGACAGTCAGGAACCAGGCAGCCTGggctagattttcaacttgccacctgggTGTGAAACTGGCCTTGTGGATCGACCGGTCGCTATAGAAACCGCCCAACCTTCATTTCCAATTTAACACCCAGGGTGGCATGTTGGTACCTGAATTGCCCTGGCATCGTGCAGTCTACTCCAGTGCCCTGGTGGGCTGGCAATGCTGGGCACCGATCCTGGTCATGACTCCAGTCGAATGGAATTCAAGATGACCCAAGTCTGATTTCCAGATAAACCCCTTGCTGCCTGTAACCAGCAACGTCAAACCCAATGGGCTAAGAATGGCCGACTGAGAAACAGGAGCATGATCTCCCCGTGCACGTTTCTGATCTTCAGAGTCAGGCATGATGATGCTAGGAAATCATAGCATCATTGtaggttcagcacaggaggaggccatttggcccatcgtgcctgtgctagctctttgaaggagctatccaattagtcccatttcccctgctctttccgcatagccctgtaattttttttcccttcaaatatttatccaattcccttttttggataaatactcgaaggaatACGTGCCCACTTAGGGCACGCGCGGTTATCATTAAAGAGTCCCAGGTCAGGTAtggcacgggttggatacagactgaagccccaacaatgtgccttagacCCAACCTCGAAAGAGCAGTCCCCTCCAGTTAGGTTTGACCCAGCATTCACCCCCGCCCCCGTCACTTCCAACAGGGGTAACTGGAGGGCGATCAGAAATCGGGAGAGCCCTAATCTCCCTGCTCGACCCCAGAGGTGCTGAAGGGGACTGTCCCCATAGCTGACATCAGCTACTCATCGGGCAAACTGACTGAACATTGGGGGATTGGTGCATCACGTAAAGAAACACGTTCAATGATCCAACATTCCAAGTATCCCCTTGGAGTCGGCAACTGTCACTGGGAATGCAATCTTTAAGTATCCACATCTATTAAGGATGCAGCAAACTCCCCCAATAAACTCGAGGAAACATGCGACAATGCACTATGGTCCCTTCCCCTTGGATGGACAGGTACTCACTATTATACATTGCTGGAGAGATTTGCCAGTTTTTTTCTTGAATTCTTTGCGGATGCACAGCAGATCAATTTCACAGCGGGACACCATGATTCTGGTTAACACGTCCTTCTTCAGATCTCCCTGCAAATAATAAATCTCATTTTAGTTTCTACTTTCCTTCAGAGGCCGCCTGGCAGAACAGTCGCTGtttctttcaaaaagcattccagGCTGTAAAGTTTGGTGAGGTTCCTTACCGAGAGCATTTGGGATAACTTGTCCGCAAAAAACTCAGGGGTGTTCTGGATACATTGCACTGTAAAGAGACACAAAAATAAGGCTATTATCAGGACAATCCCGAGCTGTTAGATATTGATTACACGTATTAGCAAAATAAGCCCGTCCtcgtgtaagcagtgtagatgaaaacataaaattacaaagggatattgatagattaggtaaatgggcaaagctgtggcaaatggaattcaatgtagacaaatgtgaggccatccactttggatcaaaaaaggatagaacagggtactttctaaatggtaaaaagttaaaaacagtggatgtccaaagggacttaggggttcaggtacatagatcattgaagtgtcatgaacaggtgcagaaaataatcaagaaggctaatggaatgctggcctttatatctagaggactagagtacaagggggcagaagttatgctgcagctgtacaaaaccctggttagaccgcacctggagtactgtgagcagttctgggcaccgcaccttcggaaggacatattggccttggagggagtgcagcgtaggtttactagaatgatacccggacttcaagggttaagttacgaggagagattacacaaattggggttgtattctctagagtttagaaggttaaggggtgatctgattgaagtttataagatattaaggggaacggatagggtggatagagagaaactatttccgctggttggggattctaggagtagggggcacagtctaaaaattagagccagacctttcaggagcgagattagaaaacatttctacacacaaagggtggtagaagtttggaactctcttccgcaaacggcaattgatactagctcaattgctaaatttaaatgtgagatcgatagctttttggcaaccaaaggtattaagggatatgggccaaaggcaggtatatggagttagatcacagatcagccatgatcttatcaaatggcggagcaggctcgaggggctgaatggcctactcctgttcctatgttcctatgttacctgGAATCTCTCCCCACAGTGGACATCCTCGGCAGTCTGGGGTCAACCTGCTGTCAGCTGATGTAAGGAGAAGTGTCATCTGCTTCCTCTCTCAGTCCTCCCACcactggggaggggaggaatggaggaGGCCATGGCTGATCCATGTGGCCATTCTCCCTCGGAGCACATGGTGGGGACACACTGGGTCCTGTCAGTCGGGAAGGATCAGGGTTCAAACCTTCAAACACATCTTCAGGAGTTCAGGGCCTGTGATGTTGAAAGTGAAGGCCATTTCTGAAGGATCTTAAATCATCGACCCCTCCACCCATCaaactcaatcttagtgacaagtgTAAGCAAGAAACATAGTGAAGTCCACGACATTAGTGCAAGAGGTGAAATGTGACAGGTCTCACTTACCCAGGCCTACAAAATTATTCCTCAGATCTTTCGTGACCTCCTTATTGATGCTTTCAATCATATCGTAGCTGCTGTAGGATTTGTATCGACCGAAAACTAACCAGAGGAAAAATCAAATTAGAGCATTGCCGGAAAGCTAACCATTGCCAGTAAAAGCTAACCAATGCCGGTGAAAGCTAACCAATGCCGGTAAAAGCTAACCAATGCCGGTGAAAGCTAACCAATGCCGGTAAAAGCTAACCAATGCCGGTGAAAGCTAACCAATGCCGGTGAAAGCTAACCATTGCCGGTAAAAGCTAACCAATGCCGGTGAAAGCTAACCATTGCCGGTAAAAGCTAACCAATGCCGGTGAAAGCTAACCATTGCCGGTAAAAGCTAACCAATGCCGGTGAAAGCTAACCATTGCCGGTAAAAGCTAACCAATGCCGGTGAAAGCTAACCATTGCCGGTAAAAGCTAACCATTGCCAGTAAAAGCTAACAATTTCCGGTGAAAGCTAACTATTGCCAGTGAAAGCTAACCATTGCCGGTAAAAGCTAACAATTTCCGGTGAAAGCTAACCATTGCCAGTAAAAGCTAACAATTTCCGGTGAAAGCTAACTATTGCCAGTGAAAGCTAACCATTGCCGGTAAAAGCTAACAATTTCCGGTGAAAGCTAACTATTGCCAGTGAAAGCTAACCATTGCCAGTAAAAGCTAACAATTTCCGGTGAAAGCTAACTATTGCCAGTGAAAGCTAACCATTGCCAGTAAAAGCTAACAATTTCCGGTGAAAGCTAACTATTGCCAGTGAAAGCTAACCATTGCCGGTAAAAGCTAACAATTTCCGGTGAAAGCTAACCATTGCCAGTAAAAGCTAACAATTTCCGGTGAAAGCTAACTATTGCCAGTGAAAGCTAACCATTGCCGGTAAAAGCTAACAATTTCCGGTGAAAGCTAACTATTGCCAGTGAAAGCTAACCATTGCCAGTAAAAGCTAACAATTTCCGGTGAAAGCTAACTATTGCCAGTGAAAGCTAACCATTGCCGGTAAAAGCTAACAATTTCCGGTGAAAGCTAACCATTGCCAGTGAAAGCTAACAACTTCCGGTGAAAGCTAACCATTGCCAGTAAAAGCTAACAATTTCCGGTGAAAGCTAACCATTGCCAGTAAAAGCTAACAATTTCCGGTGAAAGCTAACTATTGCCAGTGAAAGCTAACCATTGCCGGTAAAAGCTAACAATTTCCGGTGAAAGCTAACCATTGCCAGTGAAAGCTAACAATTTCCGGTGAAAGCTAACAATTTCCGGTGAAAGCTAACCATTGCCAGTAAAAGCTAACAATTTCCGGTGAAAGCTAACTATTGCCAGTGAAAGCTAACCATTGCCGGTAAAAGCTAACAATTTCCGGTGAAAGCTAACCATTGCCGGTGTCGTTATACTGAGGAATGTAAAACTGCTTTACACCAAAATCAGTCTCAGTTACCCGAAGAACTCATTTCGAGCAGATTGTGTTGGTTCCTACAGCCTGTACACTCTGCTTCACTATTTCCTGCACCCCGGTTCACTATTTCCTGCACCCCGGTTCACTATTTCCTGCACCCTGGTTCACTATTTCCTGCACCCTGGGACATTATTTCCTGCACCTTGGTTCACTATTTCCTGCACCCTGCTTCACTATTTCCTGCACCTTGGTTCACTATTTCCTGCACCTTGGTTCACTATTTCCTGCACCCTGCTTCACTATTTCCTGCACCTTGGTTCACTATTTCCTGCACCCTGGTTCACTATTTCCTGCACCCTGGGACATTATTTCCTGCACCTTGGTTCACTATTTCCTACACCTTGGTTCACTATTTCCTGCACCTTGGTTCACTATTTCCTGCACCCTGCTTCACTTTGATTCACTATTTCCTGCACCCTGGTTCACTATTTCCTGCACCCTGCTTCACTTTGATTCACTATTTCCTGCACCCTGGTTCACTATTTCCTGTGCCCTGGTTCACTTTGATTCACTATTTCCTGCTCCCTGGTTCACTTTGATTCACTATTTCCTGCACCCTGGTTCACTATTTCCTGCGCCATGGTTCACTATTTCCTGCGTCCTGTGCACCCTGGTTCACTATTTCCTGCACCCTGCTTCACTTTGATTCACTATTTCCTGCACCCTGGTTCACTATTTCCTGCACCCTGCTTCACTTTGATTCACTATTTCCTGCTCCCTGGTTCACTATTTCCTGCACCTTGCTTCACTTTGATTCACTATTTCCTGCACCCTGGTTCACTATTTCCTGCACCCTGCTTCACTTTGATTCACTATTTCCTGCACCCTGCTTCACTTTGATTCACTATTTCCTGCACCCTGCTTCACTTTGATTCACTATTTCCTGCACCCTGTGTTACCCTCAGCCATTTGATTACCTTTGTTGAGATGAGGAATACTCCTCTCAGTCATTATTGTGATCCACTTGCCAACATCTGTTCCTTTTCTCTTCACTCCGGCTTCGTAGAGATCCTGAGGAGACAAACATCTGGAATGTGATCAATGAACAAAACAGCCCTGCCCCAGGCCAGTGCGCGGCAACCCTGCCCCAGGCCAGTGCGCGGCAACCCTGCCCCAGGCCAGTGCGCGGCAACCCTGCCCCAGGCCTGTGTGCGGCAACCCTGCCCCAGGCCTGTGCGCGGCAACCCTGCCCCAGGCCAGTGCGCTGCAACCCTGCCCCAGGCCTGTGCGCGGCAACCCTGCCCCAGGCCAGTGCGCTGCAACCCTGCCCCAGGCCTGTGCGCGGCAACCCTGCCCCAGGCCTGTGCGCGGCAACCCTGCCCCAGGCCTGTGCGCGGCAACCCTGCCCCAGGCCTGTGCGCGGCAACCCTGCCCCAGGCCTGTGCGCTAACTCATGAGGAGCATGATCATTGGACAACTGTCAAGAGCTCTACAGGGGGTTACAGTAAGCAGCAGCACTCagcgtgggatgtgggcgtctaaCGTCCTTAGACGGAGCAGACACACACCACCCTATCAGTCAGGCTTTGGCACCATCTCCTTGTCTTGCTGCAACCTGCTGTCAATGGGCATGGAGCTCCCAACACTGGGCACACTTACCCACTTACCCACTACCAACCTGAGTCCTGGCCAATTAACCCCACCCCCATTATGTCATTGGCTGTTGTTTGACCGATGGTCACGGTGGCGTTAAGCATGAGTCGGGGGTTCCGATGAAATCTAGTTTCACCCAGCGCAATTAGAGACTGGTACATACCCGGGCATCCACGTCAATCAGGTCCATATCAATCACATTGGTAGCTTCGGATCGGCTGCCCTGCACAGAGAGAAGGACCACTTACAAACTCATTTATTTAGGGCCACAATTAATTTCAAGTACATGTTACATGGGCCCAGTTGGAAGAATTCAGTTACTCCATTAAAGCCTTAGTCAGGGCCAGTGGTGAACATGACCAACCTCCTGAGCACCTTGCAATTATTGGTCCTTCTTTCCTCTACCTGCTCTGGATGGTTACCTTTAATGGTTCACTGTCTACTCCTTCTCATGCCGGAGCTGGTtaatttcttttcctttttgctgtctttctctctctctctctctctgtttggttTGGTCTCTTGCAGTCTTGGTTCTCCCAGATCTCCAAACATTCCCTCTGGTCCATTCCTACCCCTTTAGTTCCTCACCCCCCGGAAAGGAAGACCGTGACGACAGGGATTAGGTgtgactgaggaggaggagggagtgtaAGGCCAGGCTATTGTCCAAGGGATCTACACCCACCTTGGACTTCAGATAGACAATGACCCGCCCCCTACAGATGGTTGATTCCAACTtgaatttgcctcaactactgacCGAAGACCTCAGTGTAATCTGTCAGTAATCTCAGTTATAGTCCCAATCTCTTGATCAATATATGGTGACAACTGTACGATTACAATCCTGACAACACTCAGGGACAACAGAGCCCACAGGCCCCACTAAAGACCTGAACTGGTTGGGAGTAACTGCACAAGTGATTTAACTGAAGTATCCGGGCTTTAGAATCAGGGGACCAAATGGTCAGAAAGAGTTTGTTACCAGTTTGTTTTAGCCCCTGACTTACTTCAATCGAGACTTGTCATTGGATGAGGTGGGATTCACATGACATCATGTCAGTCGCGTTCAGCTTCTGCTCTGGCGATGCGAGACGGTGCATTAAACCAGAGCTAAGTGTGCTCTCTGGGGTAATGTTCCCCCGACCCCCTGCCCTGAGATCAGGGTGAATCCCGGAGAGACGGGAATCAGAGGTCCCCCCAACCATGGACACTGTGCTCAATAACCCCTAAATTCCTCGGGTCGCCATCCCATTGGTTACACAGCTGCCAATGCcaggaaaggtgctatataaatgcaagtctgtctttcttaagATATATTTAAGATGTAATTCAGAACACACCTTTGCTAAAGCACACAGAAGCTTGCAGAAATCTCCAGAAGTATCTCCTTCGATATCCTTCCTCATTTCTTTCTTGTAAACTGTAAAGGTGAAAGTTTTAAAGTCACAGTTAATACTGCTTTCATTCTGTGTTTGAACACGGGCTGAGATAATCCTCCCGTTACAATCAATGGCTTTATCACATCTAGCGAGGGCTGTGAACCACTATTAACCTGGTCATATAATAATCCTATGTCCGCTGTTTAATGGAGCTGCTAACCCATTTAAACAGGGTAATGTCTCCATTAACAGGGCAGTGCAATGTGTTCACCATCCCACATTAACTCCACCTTACTCAATAAGAGGCTTATCTTAAACCTTTTGAGAGtgaaaaaacattccaaggcctTTCAGAGACGTAATCAGTCAATTGGCACCGAAGGATggtcaaaagtttggtcaaaaagatgggtctTAAGGAGTTTTTTAAAGAATTAAATGTACAGATTTAACACAATTAACAGCTGTGCACATGGCCCCAAACCTAAGTTAATATGAATCCATGtctggaaacacttcttcacacaaaggggggtggaaatctggaactctctccccccaaaaagctgttgaggctgggggtcaattgaaaatgtcaaaactgagatggatagattgttgggtgagggtattaagggttacagaaccaagggggggtaaatggagttaagatacagatcagccatgatctgattgaattacagaacaggctcgagggaagtggcagtagggattgtggatgctttggtgatagttttccaaaattccctggactcaggagaggtcccggcagattggaaaactgctaatgtaacaccgttatttaaaaagggtagtaggcagaaggctggaaattataggccagttagcttaacatctgtggtgggtaaaattttggagtctattattaaggagacagtaacggaacatttagataagcataatttaataggacaaagtcagcatggctttatgaaggggaagtcatgtctgacaaatttgcttgagttctttgaggatataacgtacagggtggataaaggggaaccagtggacgtagtgtatttagacttccagaaggcattcgacaaggtgccacataaaagattattacttaagataaaaaatcacgggattgggggtaatattctggcatgggtggaggattggttatcaaacaggaagcagagagttgggataaatggttcattttcggactggcaaccagtaaccagtggtgttccacaggggtcggtgctgggtccccaactctttacaatctatattaacgatttggaggaggggaccgagtgcaacatatcaaaatttgcagatgatacaaagatgggagggaaagtagagagtgaggaggacataaaaaacctgcaagggaatatagacaggctgggtgagtgggcggagatttggcagatgcaatataatattggaaaatgtgaggttatgcactttggcaggaaaaatcagagagcaagttattatcttgatggcaagagactggaaagtactgcagtacaaagggatctgggggtcctagtgcaagaaaatcaaaaagttggtatgcaggtgcagcaggtgatcaagaaagccaacggaatgttggcttttattgctagggggatagaatataaaaacaaggaggtattgctgcagttatataaggtattggtgagaccgcacctggaatactgcatacagttttggtctccatacttaagaaaagacatacttg encodes the following:
- the LOC137304654 gene encoding annexin A2-like, producing the protein MAQIHDILSEVCLGGHETAAGATVKPFANFNADSDAAELERAIKTKGVDEHAIINVLTKRSNAQRQDVAFAYERRAKKKLEDVLHSALSEPLESVMLGLLKTPPKYDAAEVKKAIKGLGTNEATLIEIMCSRTNKETQDLCKAYQEVYKKEMRKDIEGDTSGDFCKLLCALAKGSRSEATNVIDMDLIDVDARDLYEAGVKRKGTDVGKWITIMTERSIPHLNKVFGRYKSYSSYDMIESINKEVTKDLRNNFVGLVQCIQNTPEFFADKLSQMLSGDLKKDVLTRIMVSRCEIDLLCIRKEFKKKTGKSLQQCIIASTKGDYQKALLSLCGGDD